The genomic window CATCTATCAATGTGTTACAATGACTTGGACCAGCAGTCGAATCGAAGCCATAAGAAGGCACATGATTCGGCGATACGTGGTCTCTAAAACTTTGAATCGAGTCAAGGCCTTCAACATATTCAACATCCGTCCTTAAGCCTGACGTGAACCGTGGCTCTACCACGTCCCTAACACAATCCCCATGTGGTCGTTGTGATACCGATGCTGTCTCTGGTACCACTGTACTAGAGTAGGATCGATACCTAGTTGGATCCATGCATGCATGGACAAGCGACATCATCGGCCCAATATTGGTAGTTGGTGGAATGAATGTGCTACTGACGAGAGGATTTTGGACTATTTCCTCCTTCTCGATATAAAGTTCAGCGATGTATGGGACAAGTTCGTTCCAGACATCATACATTATCTCCAGAGTTTCATCATCCACCACTGGAGAGACATTATAAGAAGTACGGCCACAAGGTTGGCGGAGAAATAAATTCAACTTGAACAGCCCCCTATCGACCCCCATGTATTCATAAATTCTATCCACCAACTCATCATATCCAATTCTATGCCGTAATGAGAATGTACGGTTGGAAGTACGAggcaaataacaaattgacccaTCTTCATAGTGTATTTTACCTCCCCAATAAAGAGATACTCGCAGAGGTCTTTCTATAGACATATCAAAGAAAACAATCCCTATgttggaaaaaataaattataattagTAGTACAAAACTATGTAAAGTGTATTAATGTAGAAGGTCACCAATTTTTGTAAAGTTTATTAATCTAGTAATTCAATCATTTAAGTACCTATAAACTAATTAAGAATTCGTAGTTACTCAACTACTTATAATAAAAGCAACATATTATATACCACATAAGAAAGAAAGGTTAACAATTATTATTTGTAGTGAAATACAAAATAAGAATGAACAACAatagtagtttatttttttttcctattgatactactaataattgattaatcaatttctctattttgttattatatatttgaaaagttaaatttcttaaatgacaTTGAATTCAACATTTGGGAAAAAATCTTTTACTCACATAcatttttttgtataaaataAAGCAATacgaaattaagaaataaacaaattttgacTAATCTAGTCTACTTATTTAAACAAttgtttaaagaaaaaaaggaagaatttaaaaagaaaattaacaaataTGATACATTAAAAGGGGTATATTTTTCCAAACATATCATTCAAGAGGGCAAAATGCCTATTATTATAGTTTAGGGGATAAATTGTAACTGGGTAAATAGTTTATAgggattttttgcatttaaccctTTATCAAACgaaaaaattgtaatttattattcctaatagatatatatattttgaaaaaattactttttattatatatattttgcaatatatatatattacacattgtcattactttttttaaaacaaaaatttgatagaatctccccttaaaagtcTAATTACTTTATTTAATGCTCACAAGAGCTTAGCGAAGGCTTTTATTGTGAAAAATTGGAAGTTTTATGGATGAAATGGAAAATTAAGGTTTCGGTGAGAAGGGGGAAGAGTAAATCTGGAAACGGAGGAACCGAGCCCTCGGTTTCAGACATATTGCCAAAGGATCCGAGCACGGATCGGTTCTTGAAGCCCTCGGATCCCACAAGCCTCGGATCCGTCTCACCAGGAACACAGACGATCCCTCGGATCCGGCCGGGTTTACTTGGATCCGAGCTCGTATCTTATGGATCCGGGGTCGGATTTGTCTGGATTGACTtcgatccgacctcggatcttACTTCCTCTGCACTAACTGCAGAAAGTGCCATTTGCCaaactttttctcccttttccaaACTAATTGTCAGACTAACCATGGCAAGCTAATGCGACTCAAACCGAAAGAACAACAACGATTCATAAATTGCCAAAACATAACAGCCAGCTCAATTCagcaaaacaaaaatcatgttGTAACAACAAACAAACtgacaaacaaaaaaaagagataaattCATACCTCTTATGGCAAATTGGGAGGGAGGGGGGAGATGCACGGATTCCAGACAGCTTGGCAGGAATGGGACAGGTTGGTTTCAGCGGTTTTTTGAATTGGGTTTCAGACTGAGCTTTGTTGCCTTTTTTCTTTgttggtttttttcttttccgcaGAACAATAATGCGAGGTACATGACCTCGCATTTCTGAAATGCGAGGTACATACaactcgcatttgtgaaatgcgaggtcATGTACCTCGCATTTCTGAAATGCGAGGttacctatttttttttttatttttttttttactttcgcTGTTACAAAATTTAAGGACAGTTCGCATTTACCAAATGCGAGCTCAAGGAGCTCGCATTTGATAAATGCGAACACCCCAAAAACAGAAACCAGTACACAAAATaccccctttgtagaatttttttaaaaatcataataattttagaaatttctcgaGGGTTATGTGGATTGTGATATATTCATCCTCATTAATGAACATTGACCAATGAAGACAGGGGGGGCTGACGTGACTGGAAGGAGATAATCACGGAGACATATGATTTATCAACAGAATGCTTGCAAATAAACTACTATGGTGCAAAAAGAATGGTTGAAGCCTTCCTCCCGCTTCTCCAACTATCTCCATCACCAAGAATTGTGAATGTATCCTCAAACCTGGGGATGTTAAGGGTATCGTACTTGTCAATATGTAATTCTTTGAATGTATGATTTTTCATCATGGAAGAGAGTGTTATTGAGCTTGATAAAAATATTGTTACTGATCCAATTAATGATAAGCTAGGCTGAAAATTACTGGAACCGCTTGATTGACACAATTCTGCGCCAATTGAGTTACCTTTATGAGTTTTGACCTTTCAGTAGTTGAATTTTGGCACAGAGACTCTAGATTTAGTGAACTTTGTTTTTCACTGGCTTGCCTTCTTCTGAAACTGAATGAAATATTCTCCTAACAGAGTTTGATAAAGCTATTCCAGAAAGTTTCAGTTGTACAAACAAAAATATAGTTGGCTGTTTACTACTGATTGTCATCATCGGGGTTCAGCAGTGATCCCCTGATAACCTGCAAAAACCATTGGGAGTTGAACGTCTAGGTCTCTTCAACTAACGATTCGAAGTCTCTCCTCAGAATCTTTGCATTTGGTGAAGATGAAAATTAATTGCCAAAACAGCTTGTCTTCAGCCTGGATAGTGTAAAATATGACAATTGGTTTGGCTTTACTGGTAATTTGCAACTCATGTAACAATTAACTCTCATTTGTAACCATGTTTCAGAACGTACCTAATGAATGGGCTAAAGGAATCTTCAGGGATGTTGATAACCTCACAGACGAGAGGGTGAACGAGGTACTAAATGAATATCTTTCAGACTTCAAAGAGGGCTTGCTTGAAGCCAATGACTGGCCTACAGCGTACACCCTAGCCAAAGCGAGTATGAATGCTTACACAAGGATTACTGCTGAGAAGTTCCCTAGTTTCAGGGTCAATTGTGTCTGTCCCAGCTATGCGAAAACAGATATAAACTTCAATACTGGCATATTGACGGTAGAAGAAGGTGCTGGAGCTCCATTGATGCTAGCTTTACTGCCCGATGATGGTCCTTCTGGGGCGTTCTTTATTCGCAGGGAATTGTCAtcttttgaatgaaaatgattATTTATAGAAACAGATACAGATAATTGCAGCATCTGAAGGCAATCTCATATATTTTCTTATTAAATGGGCAGGACCTGTACTGTAATACATTTTGTTCAAGTTCAGTTCATTATTCCCCTTTCCTGTTTGTCCTATTTCATAGCCAGTATTTAAAAGTGAAGGACTAATGTGCTACAATTagaaagcttttttttttgggttcagaATCTCTTAAGTGTCAAGTTTTCATCAGTATGAGCAAAAGGAAACAGGGACCAAACTAAAAGattcttcaaaaaattcatatcAAGAGTCCAGCACCCTTTGCTGAAGTGTATTAAGAAAATAAAGGCATGGTTTGGTCTCACTTCCTTTTCCATGGACGTTAGTTACTCCTTGTTTCCACTTCAACTGTTCTTCTTGCTTTCCTCCTTGTCTTGTTAAGGTAAGAATATGCTGAAATATCAAATGGGCATCTGGCATgattagttaaatataattaccAGCTGATCTGATTGTTTAGAATGTGAAATGATATATCTGTATATCAACAGATTCATAGATGTATCGAGCCCAATGGACGGCAGATGGATAGATGCCTTAAGTGCACGAATTAGCTTACCATTTCTGAACAAGTCAACGCCGTAATTTCATGCATACTGGTTGGCATTTGGCAATTGAATACCTAACCAAGGGCAAGTCCAAATTCCATGCTTGCCATTCCCTAgtgatttgtttattttttttcctttcctttttctttgggTGGGAGTGGTTTTCTTGAAGATATGCAGCTTTGACAAAAGCTAAAAAAGAGATTGGATTGTAGGTATGCAGGGAGTTTACTTCTTTTGATATCATTGCGGTGTTAACCGTCAGAGTAGAGGAGAAGGGACTTAATGCTCTTCACAAGCTCAAAGGTCTAATGGCTTTTCTGAATTCTGATAATATTGTGCTTTTTCATTAACATGAAGTAGGCAATTCTTGAAGTGTTGCCTCCCTTGCCGCATTCGCCTGGATATGTTGGTATGATCAGAAACCCCAATACTCTTGTGGCTTGTGTACGTGTATAAACCAGTAGGTAATTTACTTTGGAAGCAAATGGCAACCTCGTCACTATATTCTATGCATACATAAGATATAAAGTTAAAAGAAGATTCTTGATCAGATGCAATTTTAGTATTGTCTAATGTTCCTCATTGACTTGAGAAGGTGGTTGAAGCAGGATAGAAACGAATcaagaaaacgaaaaaaaaaatgctcaatAGTGGCTCCCATTTGACATTGTTAAAATTAGACAGAGCCAAATGATTCGGATTATTTAATAATTTGGCTCATCAGATCCTCAACAGTACAACCTGGCAACCATTTAAATAACTGTTAAAATGAAATGgcatttccaaatttccaagCCTTTTGAAGGAGTAAAACACATTATCGAGATTCCTCTGAAACACATCTTAATTCACCACTAATGGCTGAAACAAGCATCGGTAACAGCCCGAAAAGGTATTTAACTCCTAATACCTGTGAGCTTAGTGCATATCGGGTTTGTCTTGAAAACTAATTACACAGTCATATTTAATAGTCATCCCacagtttttaattttttgaccCTTTTTTTCTGTTTACATTGAAGATGTGCAGTTGTAACAGGAGCAAACAGAGGGATTGGACTGGAGATATGCAGGCAGTTAGCTTCTCAGGGGATCACTGTGGTGTTGACTGCTAGAGATGAGAAGAGGGGACTTGACGCCCTTCACAGGCTCAGAGATTCAGGTGGTCTTTCTGGTGATCTGCTCTTCCATCAGCTTGATGTGGGGGATTCATCTAGTGTTGCTTCGCTTGCTGAGTTCATCAACACTCAACTTGGAAGGCTTGATATCTTGGTATGATCAGAAATTTACATACTTGACGTCAAATTTTACTTTTGAATGTAAATAGGTAGGAATTGTGGGAAATCTAGTTCATTTTCCAAAGTTTCTTGCAAGATTTTTAACTTAATTTGCTTCCTTTGAAGTGTGAAGTACTATTAGACATTGGAACCTTGTTCCTATTATTTGAGATAACCTGTGACAATTACTAAACATTTACAAATTGAAAAAGCGCACAGCTAAAAATTTCTCTATATGCCACAATCATATATCCTTGTTTCAATTGTAATTTTGTTGTTTCAGGTGAACAATGCAGGGATTGGTGGAGCTATCGTAGACGAGGCTGCTATAAGAGCTGCTGCTGTAAGTTTTTGTGTAACATAAGTTGGTGCTGAACCAGTACACAATTTGAGGGTAGAAATAAGAGAAATAAACTGAAAATATTATTCATGGCGTtcagaattaaaaaaaaaaaaaaagatcaaacaAGTAGATGAGCAGACAGGAAACATTTACTAAGGCTATTGGTTATTTGGCTAGCTTCCCATTAATTTCTTGATAGCAGCAGGTAAGTCGCACTATTGGGAAGAATCAACTAAACCAGAAATTGAAGTGTTGAACTTCTGAAGACTTTGCCTCTCTGTTAACTTTTCACATCTCATGCTCTTTTCCTGCATTCCTGTTCTAAAGTGATACTTTTTTGAAGAGGATGCTTGCAGGTAATGAGGGCGGGTCTGTGGGTTTCATACACTAATTCCGTTTAGTAAGTGTCCAATTTGACGCTTCTATGTTTATGTAGGCTTCTATGTTTTCATCAATGTAGGCAGCAGGAACTGAAATTAACTTTGAAGAGATAGCAACCCAGACATATGAGTTGGCAGTTTAATGCTTGCAAACGAACTATTATGGTGCAAAAAGAATGGTTGAAGCCTGTGTTCCTCTTCTCCAATTATCTGAATCACCAAGGATTGTCAGTGTTTCCTCATCCATGGGAAAGTTAGAGGTACAGAACTTGGCAATATACTTGCTCATGTATATGGACATTTATTCCAAATAGGAGGGAGCATGTATTTTGAGAAAGTAAGATGAAAGTACTCCCCGTAGATTCATTTGCAAATAAGTAGCTGATATCATCAGTATAGCATTTATCATCTGTATGGATTTCAACAGTGACTGAATATAACTCTCAGAACGATCGTGAGTCAGAATATTTGAGTCTCCTCGGTCAAAGACTCAATGTTCTTTGAACTCTAAACTGAGTTTACAGTAAGAATTGGTTTAATTTTCTGAACGTAACACAGTATTATCATATAGAATCTTGTTGTAGTTCTAGTTTATCGGCATTCTAACTCCTATATGCATTTCATACCATGTTTCAGTGTATAAAAAATGGATAGGCTAAAAGAACATTAGGCGATGCTGAAAACCTTACAGAAGAGAGGGTTGATAAAGTGGTCAAGGAATTTCTGCAAGACTTCAATGAGGGTTACCAAGAAGCCAAAGGCTGGCCTTTAGCTTATGTCATCTCGAAAGCAGCCTTGAATGCATATACAAGAATTCTGGCCAAGAGATTCCCAAATTTCAAGGTGAATTGTGTGTGTCCTGGCTTTGTCAAAACAGATATAAATTATAATACTGGCACTTTGCCTGTAGAAGAAGGTGCTGAAAGTCCTGTGAAGCTAGCTCTGCTGTCCAATGATGGACCCTCTGGCTTGTTCTTTTCGAGTAACCAAGTCACAtcttttgaatgaaaatgaatcCTTTAGAAACAGTTGTTGTGGTCAAAGATTAAATTGTAGACATGCACTTTCTAGGCATACTAGTTCCATGTTATTTTCGAAGATGAAGACTATGATTTGCTCTGTTAAATTTGAGACACTCCTTACCTAAGTATAAACAGTTATTTCCTGGTTTATGCAAAAGATGTTTAATACCTTCTGTTCGCGACTTCATGTATGATATGCAGGTTTGTATAATCAAGTTTATTTCTCTGGACATGAACATACTGCTAATGAATTGTAATAGGGCATGT from Coffea eugenioides isolate CCC68of unplaced genomic scaffold, Ceug_1.0 ScVebR1_3493;HRSCAF=4715, whole genome shotgun sequence includes these protein-coding regions:
- the LOC113757971 gene encoding (+)-neomenthol dehydrogenase-like isoform X2 — its product is MAETSIGNSPKRCAVVTGANRGIGLEICRQLASQGITVVLTARDEKRGLDALHRLRDSGGLSGDLLFHQLDVGDSSSVASLAEFINTQLGRLDILVNNAGIGGAIVDEAAIRAAACIKNG
- the LOC113757971 gene encoding (+)-neomenthol dehydrogenase-like isoform X1; this encodes MAETSIGNSPKRCAVVTGANRGIGLEICRQLASQGITVVLTARDEKRGLDALHRLRDSGGLSGDLLFHQLDVGDSSSVASLAEFINTQLGRLDILVNNAGIGGAIVDEAAIRAAAVSFCVT